One window of the Eucalyptus grandis isolate ANBG69807.140 chromosome 6, ASM1654582v1, whole genome shotgun sequence genome contains the following:
- the LOC104447847 gene encoding isoflavone 3'-hydroxylase, giving the protein MDDLWVHIISASFVLFLLFLFKLQRSNKRNLPPSPPSLPIVGHLLLIKEPVHRTLQSLSDRYGPVLSLSFGSRSVVVISSLSSAEECFTRNDIILANRPRLLSSEIMLYGNTTIGSTSYGPHWLNLRRLTLKILSPHRLAGSLAVRLEEVRLLVKSLHEVAMAVAGGGGSTRVELRPRLQELSFNIIMRLISGKRYLGPTVDAGDAEVGMRFLEVISEHFELSGTDPSDFLSALRMVADFKGRERRMEDVAKRADVILQGLIDELRSRMKRSNGGREVESKTMIDSMLLEGYSDDIIKGHILSLLIAGTDTSAVTIEWIMSLLLNHPNVMKKAQVELDEVVGRDRLPNETDIHKLPCLHNIINEAFRLFPPAPLLVPHESAEDCMIGGFNVPRGTMILVNVWTIHRDANVWDDPTSFKPERYEGLKGDQAYRLLPFGMGRRSCPGAGLANKVVSLALAALIQCFEWERVGEEPVDLSEGTGLTMPKREPLEAMCKARGCMIANVLAQL; this is encoded by the exons ATGGACGACTTGTGGGTGCACATCATCTCAGCATCCTTCgtcctcttccttctcttcttgttcAAATTGCAGAGAAGCAACAAGAGGAATCTCCCACCCAGCCCACCTTCACTTCCTATCGTCGGCCACCTCCTCCTTATCAAAGAGCCGGTCCACCGGACCCTCCAGTCTCTCTCCGACCGCTACGGCCCggtcctctccctctccttcggCTCCCGCTCTGTGGTCGTCATATCCTCCCTGTCCTCGGCCGAGGAGTGCTTTACCAGGAATGACATCATCCTTGCCAACCGCCCCCGCTTGCTCTCCTCTGAGATTATGCTCTACGGCAACACCACCATCGGCTCCACCTCCTACGGCCCCCACTGGCTCAACCTCCGCCGCCTCACCCTCAAAATCCTTTCCCCCCACCGCCTTGCTGGCTCCCTCGCCGTCCGGCTGGAGGAAGTGAGGCTCCTCGTGAAGAGCCTCCATGAGGTGGCTATGGCAGTAGCAGGGGGCGGCGGTTCCACGAGGGTGGAGCTGAGGCCGAGGCTGCAAGAGCTGTCCTTCAACATCATCATGAGGTTGATCTCTGGGAAGCGCTACCTTGGGCCTACTGTCGATGCAGGCGATGCCGAGGTGGGCATGCGGTTTTTAGAGGTGATAAGTGAGCATTTCGAGCTGAGCGGGACGGACCCGAGTGATTTCTTATCAGCGCTGAGGATGGTGGCGGACttcaaggggagagagaggaggatggAGGACGTTGCCAAGAGGGCTGATGTGATATTGCAGGGCCTGATAGACGAGCTCAGGTCGAGAATGAAGAGAAGCAACGGTGGCCGAGAGGTGGAGAGCAAGACGATGATCGATTCCATGCTGTTGGAGGGCTACTCGGACGATATCATCAAAGGGCATATCCTG TCATTGCTAATTGCAGGCACGGACACAAGTGCAGTGACAATAGAATGGATCATGTCCCTCCTACTCAACCATCCGAATGTCATGAAAAAAGCTCAAGTAGAATTGGACGAAGTTGTTGGCCGAGACCGTCTGCCTAATGAAACAGACATCCACAAGCTACCTTGCCTTCACAACATCATCAACGAGGCATTCCGATTGTTTCCACCGGCACCTCTCTTAGTGCCTCATGAGTCTGCTGAGGATTGCATGATTGGCGGGTTCAATGTGCCCCGAGGCACCATGATCCTGGTAAATGTATGGACAATTCATAGAGACGCAAATGTGTGGGACGATCCCACAAGTTTTAAACCTGAGAGGTATGAGGGACTGAAAGGGGATCAAGCGTACCGTTTGTTGCCATTTGGGATGGGAAGGAGGAGTTGTCCCGGTGCTGGCCTTGCCAATAAAGTGGTGAGTTTGGCTTTAGCGGCGCTTATTCAGTGCTTCGAGTGGGAACGAGTTGGTGAAGAGCCAGTGGACTTGTCTGAGGGGACGGGACTCACAATGCCCAAGAGAGAGCCATTGGAGGCTATGTGCAAAGCGCGCGGATGCATGATTGCCAATGTTCTTGCACAACTTTGA
- the LOC104451128 gene encoding WPP domain-containing protein 1, with the protein MSESEEATALAPPPPPPPPEQNSPPPQSIEAPPREPSPDVAFRVWPPTRTTRDAIVSRLVETLSAPSALSTRYGSLPRDEAASVARAIEQEEYAAAVAAASADDDGPDVLQAYARAIARRMLISVQPRTARDRGSFPPKTPEVLDVPASFDSEVEKSSSI; encoded by the coding sequence ATGTCTGAATCGGAAGAAGCTACGGCGttggcgccgccgccgccgccgccgccgccggagcaGAATTCGCCGCCGCCCCAGTCGATAGAGGCGCCTCCCAGAGAGCCCAGCCCCGACGTCGCCTTTCGCGTCTGGCCTCCGACGCGGACCACGCGCGACGCGATCGTCTCGCGCCTCGTGGAGACGCTGTCGGCCCCATCGGCGCTCTCCACTCGCTACGGCTCCCTGCCCCGGGACGAGGCGGCGTCCGTCGCCCGGGCCATCGAGCAGGAGGAGtacgccgccgccgtcgccgccgcctccgccgacGACGACGGCCCGGACGTCCTCCAGGCGTACGCCAGGGCGATCGCCAGGCGCATGCTGATCTCCGTCCAGCCGCGCACCGCCCGGGACCGCGGCTCCTTCCCGCCGAAGACCCCCGAAGTGTTGGATGTCCCCGCTTCCTTCGATTCCGAGGTCGAAAAGTCGTCTTCTATTTGA
- the LOC120294578 gene encoding F-box protein GID2 produces the protein MKRPLAGGDDDADAKMKKKLRPDQEEEEGPPEEGGGGGAAPPAGFAHLDEDLLFEVLKHADARTLAMAACVSKLWHRTAQDERLWELICTRHWPNIGCGNQQLRSVVLALGGFKRLHSLYLPLSKQQQPGSASAWAPPLPPMMGVKPQTRWGKDEVNLFLSLLSIRCYEKMNPTSRGR, from the coding sequence ATGAAGCGCCCCCTcgccggcggcgacgacgacgccgacgccaagatgaagaagaagctccGGCCCGaccaggaggaggaggagggcccCCCcgaggagggcggcggcggcggtgcggcCCCGCCGGCCGGGTTCGCCCACCTCGACGAGGACCTGCTGTTCGAGGTGCTCAAGCACGCGGACGCCCGCACGCTGGCGATGGCGGCCTGCGTCAGCAAGCTCTGGCACCGGACGGCCCAGGACGAGCGGCTCTGGGAGCTGATCTGCACCCGGCACTGGCCCAACATCGGCTGCGGCAACCAGCAGCTCAGATCCGTCGTCCTCGCCCTCGGCGGCTTCAAGCGGCTCCACTCCCTCTACCTGCCCCTCTCCAAGCAGCAGCAGCCCGGCTCGGCCTCGGCCTGGgcgccgccgttgccgccgaTGATGGGGGTGAAGCCGCAGACCAGGTGGGGCAAGGACGAGGTGAATCTGTTCCTGTCCCTGCTCTCGATTCGGTGCTACGAGAAGATGAATCCCACCAGCaggggaagatga